A single window of Flavobacteriales bacterium DNA harbors:
- a CDS encoding S9 family peptidase: MKSTLPKYILLFILFSLTATASAQTKEWTPELIADLKSAGNAWISPDGKTIAYTLVVPRKAGAKPGNSYAELWTIPADGGKSTQLIAAPQSVTSPTWSADNQYLYFVAKRDNHDKKQVYRIKATGGPVDMITRSALGVGAFALSSDNAFIIYTATDGLTEEQKKNKETGKDWKVAGQNYSYSRLYMRKLQDSTATLLTKEDLHVGRFSITPDGKTIVFQACSKPETDQVYLYQKIYTLQLPDGKPKVIYGAEGKLAGMAVSPDSRKLAFLGAVDITDPLAQSLFVVSLDGGEARNLSKDYKASVTFSHWLDENRILTVAAEGCQTTINEVHAANGKTRKIYSGPVILHSFTRTGNILAFAGDTPAHPDEVFTASLGKPDPKRLTISNPGLTDVRMAKQEVVQWKGADGWNIEGILTYPVGYTEGQKYPLVLQIHGGPEGVSDNGWRTRPVYPVQLLAANGYFVLEPNYRGSQGRGVAFSKGDHKDLGGKEFEDVLKGIDFLASKNKIDSTRVGSGGFSYGGYFSAWAATRYSKRFKAVTVGAGIFNWLSFQGTTDIILENTYVHWNLMWPDDINLVMDRSPVSYINNAQTPALIVHGTDDDRVPPGQGIEMYNAFRLKNIPVELVMYERQPHGIKEREAQIDFMKRTVAWFNRYLKSPE, from the coding sequence ATGAAATCCACCCTGCCGAAATATATCCTGCTGTTTATTCTGTTTTCTTTAACTGCAACGGCATCTGCCCAAACCAAAGAATGGACACCCGAACTGATCGCTGACCTGAAATCCGCAGGCAATGCTTGGATCAGTCCGGATGGAAAAACCATTGCTTACACCCTGGTGGTGCCCAGAAAAGCAGGTGCCAAGCCGGGTAACAGCTATGCCGAACTTTGGACAATACCTGCGGATGGAGGCAAAAGCACCCAACTGATTGCCGCACCTCAAAGCGTAACATCCCCCACGTGGTCTGCCGATAACCAGTATCTGTACTTTGTGGCCAAACGCGACAACCATGACAAGAAACAGGTGTACCGGATCAAGGCAACCGGTGGCCCCGTAGACATGATCACCCGGTCTGCACTGGGTGTGGGAGCCTTTGCCCTCAGCAGCGACAATGCTTTCATCATATACACGGCAACCGATGGCCTCACGGAAGAACAAAAAAAGAACAAGGAAACAGGTAAGGACTGGAAAGTCGCCGGACAGAATTACTCCTACAGCCGACTTTACATGCGAAAACTTCAGGACAGCACAGCCACACTACTGACCAAGGAAGATTTGCATGTAGGGCGCTTCTCCATCACGCCCGACGGAAAAACAATTGTATTCCAGGCCTGCAGCAAACCTGAAACAGACCAGGTGTACCTGTACCAGAAGATTTACACACTTCAACTTCCCGATGGCAAGCCCAAGGTGATCTATGGCGCCGAGGGCAAACTGGCAGGCATGGCCGTTTCTCCCGACAGCCGTAAATTGGCCTTCCTGGGAGCTGTGGACATCACCGACCCACTGGCACAAAGTCTTTTTGTGGTGAGCCTCGACGGTGGCGAAGCACGAAATCTCTCGAAAGATTACAAAGCATCCGTCACCTTCTCACACTGGCTGGATGAAAACCGGATTCTGACGGTGGCAGCCGAAGGATGTCAGACCACCATCAATGAAGTGCATGCCGCCAACGGAAAAACCCGAAAGATTTATTCAGGCCCCGTTATCCTGCACAGTTTTACACGAACAGGAAACATATTGGCATTCGCCGGTGACACCCCGGCACACCCCGATGAGGTGTTCACTGCCAGCCTGGGTAAGCCGGACCCGAAAAGGCTGACCATTTCAAACCCGGGATTAACCGATGTCAGGATGGCAAAGCAGGAAGTGGTTCAATGGAAAGGTGCGGACGGATGGAACATCGAAGGTATACTTACCTATCCCGTGGGATATACGGAAGGACAGAAATATCCGCTGGTTTTGCAGATCCACGGAGGACCGGAAGGTGTGTCAGACAACGGCTGGAGAACCCGCCCCGTATACCCCGTGCAACTGCTGGCAGCCAACGGTTACTTTGTGCTCGAACCCAATTACAGGGGCAGCCAGGGACGTGGCGTGGCTTTTTCAAAAGGTGATCATAAGGATCTGGGTGGAAAAGAATTTGAGGATGTACTGAAGGGCATTGATTTCCTGGCATCCAAGAACAAGATTGATAGCACACGGGTGGGCTCCGGTGGCTTTTCCTACGGTGGATATTTCTCTGCATGGGCAGCAACCCGATACAGCAAACGATTCAAAGCCGTTACCGTAGGTGCAGGCATTTTCAACTGGCTATCCTTCCAGGGCACCACCGACATCATCCTCGAAAACACATATGTTCACTGGAACCTCATGTGGCCGGACGACATCAACCTGGTCATGGATCGTTCCCCGGTGAGCTACATCAACAATGCGCAAACACCCGCCCTGATCGTACACGGAACTGATGATGACCGTGTTCCTCCCGGACAAGGCATTGAAATGTACAATGCCTTCCGTCTGAAAAATATCCCCGTAGAACTGGTGATGTACGAACGTCAACCCCACGGCATCAAGGAACGGGAGGCCCAGATTGATTTTATGAAACGCACGGTGGCCTGGTTCAATCGCTACCTGAAAAGCCCCGAATGA
- a CDS encoding carbohydrate binding family 9 domain-containing protein, whose amino-acid sequence MRYYLLVLYFLASAVIVRGDNDKAPQKVITFTRTEGHIKIDGQMDEDAWKEAIPISDFIQYSPYHGKPPSQQTEVRVLYSDQALYVGAHLFDTAPDSILTELGKRDDDELNADYFIMGIDPYNNHQDGYLFSVSASGVQVDSRATDETYNAVWESEVSIDEKGWTVEVKIPYSAIRFPSAEVQNWSIQFGRKLQRHVEASLWANVPQDAANEQNYWGVTAGIKNIQAPARLSMTPYVSAYVITQPYTRADGTTSKVNSFSYNAGSDLKYGIDDRFTLDVTLLPDFGQVQSDQKVKNLGYNEVTYNENRPFFNEGTELFNHNNLFYSRRIGQIKKKASSLELSDGEEITDFPQQARLINATKLSGRTDGGLGLGFLNALTNHTYATIQDTLGNERQELLSPLTNFNVLTVDKQFGKSNNNAYLTNTDVLRAGDYSRSNVTGAGFNLYSKGQVFTAWGDGAFTQNWSQPDSTGQRTFTPGYKYSIGVRKASGILRYGISHEAINKNYDATDMGFFTITQVSRQSGWIQFYRFQPWKFLRDAFAGMDVSYGRHPVTHKATDGNITLHGNATLKNLWHFYLNVGTNPNLHYDYYEAREEGKPYARPPFTWTSMGFSTDSRKKYAVETGAFLGYFLGEYLQPNRHGNGFTLAQRYRVNNHLTVIYIYDLNTDHYRLGYADKWGTDTTLFSGNHISTITHSMEVRLPITHTMSISLVARHYWSRGYAKDFYTLNEDGSLTPLKYQSQDYDFNYNAFNIDGVFTWWFAPGSTLTLAYKNALETEQNLTYPGFSENMRTISREPHANSLSVKAIYYLDYLYLRRRKA is encoded by the coding sequence ATGAGATATTATCTGCTGGTACTTTATTTCCTGGCATCTGCAGTCATTGTCCGGGGTGACAATGACAAGGCCCCGCAAAAGGTCATCACCTTCACCCGTACGGAGGGCCATATCAAAATCGACGGGCAAATGGATGAAGATGCTTGGAAAGAAGCGATTCCCATTTCTGACTTCATTCAGTACTCCCCATACCATGGCAAACCGCCCAGTCAGCAAACGGAAGTCCGCGTCCTTTACAGTGATCAGGCATTGTATGTGGGAGCTCATCTTTTTGACACCGCCCCCGACAGCATCTTAACCGAACTGGGCAAGCGGGACGATGACGAACTGAATGCCGATTACTTTATCATGGGAATTGATCCCTATAACAACCACCAGGACGGATATCTATTCAGCGTCAGCGCCTCCGGCGTGCAGGTAGACTCACGTGCAACCGATGAAACCTACAATGCGGTTTGGGAAAGTGAAGTCAGCATTGATGAAAAGGGCTGGACCGTGGAAGTCAAAATTCCGTATTCGGCCATCCGGTTCCCCAGCGCTGAAGTTCAAAACTGGTCCATCCAGTTCGGTCGCAAACTCCAACGTCATGTAGAAGCATCCTTGTGGGCCAATGTGCCGCAGGATGCAGCCAATGAACAAAACTACTGGGGCGTCACCGCAGGCATCAAAAACATCCAGGCCCCGGCACGCCTCAGCATGACACCCTACGTTTCAGCCTATGTCATCACACAGCCTTATACACGAGCAGACGGTACCACTTCCAAAGTCAACTCGTTTTCCTACAATGCCGGCAGTGACCTCAAATACGGAATTGATGACCGGTTCACACTGGATGTAACCCTCCTGCCGGACTTCGGACAAGTACAATCCGACCAGAAGGTAAAAAACCTGGGGTACAATGAAGTCACCTACAACGAAAACAGGCCTTTCTTCAATGAAGGCACTGAACTCTTCAATCACAACAACCTCTTCTATTCCCGCCGGATCGGGCAAATTAAAAAGAAGGCATCATCCCTGGAGTTGTCTGACGGCGAAGAAATCACAGACTTTCCACAGCAGGCAAGACTGATCAATGCCACCAAACTCTCCGGACGTACGGACGGCGGACTCGGACTGGGTTTCCTGAATGCACTCACCAACCACACCTATGCAACCATACAGGATACGCTGGGAAATGAACGCCAGGAACTGCTTTCCCCCCTCACCAACTTCAACGTATTAACGGTTGACAAACAGTTCGGCAAAAGCAACAACAATGCCTACCTGACAAACACCGATGTATTGCGGGCCGGAGACTACAGCCGGTCGAATGTGACCGGAGCCGGATTCAACCTCTATTCGAAAGGGCAGGTTTTCACGGCCTGGGGGGATGGCGCATTTACCCAGAACTGGAGCCAACCCGACAGCACCGGTCAACGCACATTTACGCCGGGGTACAAATACTCCATCGGCGTACGGAAAGCAAGCGGCATACTTCGCTATGGCATTTCGCACGAAGCCATCAACAAAAACTATGATGCAACCGACATGGGATTCTTCACCATCACCCAGGTGAGCCGGCAGAGCGGATGGATCCAGTTTTACAGGTTCCAACCGTGGAAGTTTCTCAGGGATGCTTTTGCAGGCATGGATGTATCCTACGGACGCCACCCTGTTACCCACAAGGCCACCGACGGAAATATTACCCTGCATGGCAATGCAACGCTGAAAAACCTATGGCATTTTTACCTCAACGTCGGTACCAACCCCAACCTGCATTACGATTATTATGAGGCACGTGAAGAGGGCAAGCCATATGCGCGCCCGCCCTTCACCTGGACCAGCATGGGTTTTTCCACAGACAGCCGGAAGAAATATGCCGTGGAAACAGGCGCATTCCTGGGTTACTTTCTCGGAGAATACCTCCAACCGAACCGACACGGTAACGGATTCACCTTGGCGCAACGTTACCGTGTAAACAACCACCTCACGGTTATCTATATATACGACTTGAACACAGACCACTACAGACTGGGTTATGCAGACAAATGGGGAACCGACACCACACTCTTCAGCGGCAACCACATCAGCACCATCACCCATTCAATGGAAGTAAGACTCCCCATCACCCACACCATGAGCATCAGCCTGGTGGCGCGGCATTACTGGAGCAGGGGCTATGCCAAAGACTTCTATACCTTGAATGAAGACGGATCCCTCACCCCGCTGAAATATCAATCGCAGGATTACGATTTCAATTACAATGCATTCAACATCGATGGCGTGTTCACCTGGTGGTTCGCCCCTGGCAGTACCCTGACGCTGGCCTATAAGAATGCACTGGAAACCGAACAGAACCTGACCTACCCCGGTTTCTCCGAAAACATGCGCACCATCAGTAGGGAACCACATGCAAACAGCCTTTCCGTTAAGGCCATTTACTATCTCGACTACCTCTACCTGCGCAGGAGAAAAGCATAG
- a CDS encoding transglutaminase domain-containing protein, producing MLSWFWLVGAQAFGTTATVQGDDVQLAESLKTTYPNAEVAIKECHQTYTFTLSDKDSIPVRGNLHSEESYLALRYNLKMNRSVFYDDMTEVKELKVTDGRNKKVTVFPYYGPYQTGEYFYDDAKLCTFILDFPSKGSLLNCQFDKTYKDLKYLTSVYLPDFYPVVDKTLEFEIPDWLDIELREFNFEGYNIEKQQVRHEDRKSTSYIYKVSNLPEMKDETGAPPLAKVYPHILVLSKRYTQHDQSHDLLANTKDLYKWYASLVAGVKNKPDVLKTTVDILTSGKEKDLDKVEAIFYWVQDNIRYIAFENGIMGFRPENADEVFNNRYGDCKGMANLMKEMLVLAGFDARLTWIGTKDIPYNYSIPSLAVDNHMICTLFLDGKRYFLDGTEEFIGVADYASRIQGRQVMIEDGENFILDTVPEFDKTHNKVSYNASFSVDSNAVLKGHIESQYRGEEKTVIRRSYAAMQNNDKEDALKEFLKGGDKNVQVNNVEATGLSDRSSDLIFHYDARINNHVTQVGNEYYITLDNRQEYGQARFTDKRINDYEFQNKVLIEGKQELHFPASWKIDFLPDPVDIQTDRFAFKLQYRVEGQTIHYKKSISIDEALLRHEDFEAWNQAVDQVNKFYNSQIVLVKP from the coding sequence ATGTTGAGCTGGTTTTGGCTCGTGGGTGCACAAGCATTCGGAACAACCGCAACTGTTCAGGGTGACGACGTTCAACTCGCCGAGTCCCTGAAAACCACATATCCCAACGCGGAAGTAGCCATTAAAGAATGTCACCAGACATACACCTTCACGCTATCCGATAAGGATTCCATCCCTGTGCGGGGAAATCTGCATTCCGAAGAATCCTACCTGGCACTTCGATATAACCTTAAGATGAACCGGTCTGTTTTTTATGATGACATGACCGAAGTCAAGGAGCTGAAAGTAACAGACGGACGGAACAAAAAAGTCACCGTGTTCCCCTATTACGGGCCTTATCAGACCGGTGAATATTTTTATGATGATGCAAAACTGTGTACGTTCATTCTTGATTTTCCGTCCAAAGGCTCTTTGCTCAATTGCCAGTTCGACAAGACTTACAAAGACCTCAAATACCTGACATCCGTATACCTGCCGGATTTCTACCCGGTGGTTGACAAAACCCTTGAGTTTGAAATTCCGGACTGGCTGGATATTGAATTGAGGGAATTCAATTTTGAAGGCTACAACATAGAAAAACAACAGGTGCGCCACGAAGACCGGAAGTCTACAAGCTACATTTACAAAGTCAGTAACCTGCCGGAAATGAAGGATGAAACCGGTGCTCCCCCACTCGCCAAAGTATACCCGCACATACTTGTGCTCAGCAAGAGATATACCCAACACGACCAATCGCATGACCTGCTGGCAAACACCAAAGACCTGTACAAATGGTATGCAAGCCTGGTGGCCGGCGTGAAGAACAAACCGGACGTACTAAAAACCACTGTCGATATTCTTACATCCGGCAAAGAAAAAGACCTCGATAAAGTAGAAGCCATCTTTTACTGGGTTCAGGACAACATCCGTTACATTGCTTTCGAGAACGGCATCATGGGATTTCGCCCGGAGAACGCAGATGAAGTGTTTAACAACCGCTATGGCGATTGTAAAGGCATGGCCAACCTGATGAAGGAAATGCTGGTGCTAGCCGGATTTGATGCCCGCCTTACCTGGATCGGCACCAAAGACATTCCCTACAATTACAGCATACCCTCCCTGGCTGTGGATAACCACATGATATGCACCCTCTTCCTGGATGGAAAGCGGTATTTCCTGGACGGAACCGAAGAGTTCATCGGCGTTGCCGACTATGCCTCACGTATACAAGGTCGCCAGGTGATGATTGAAGATGGAGAAAATTTCATCCTCGACACCGTGCCGGAATTCGACAAAACCCACAACAAGGTGTCATATAACGCATCCTTCTCTGTCGACAGCAATGCGGTACTGAAAGGCCACATTGAAAGCCAGTACCGGGGCGAGGAAAAAACCGTCATCCGAAGAAGCTATGCAGCCATGCAAAATAACGACAAGGAAGATGCACTGAAGGAATTCCTGAAAGGCGGCGATAAAAATGTTCAGGTGAACAATGTAGAAGCAACCGGCCTGAGCGACCGCAGTTCCGACCTGATCTTTCATTACGATGCACGTATCAACAACCACGTGACACAAGTTGGCAACGAATACTACATCACCCTTGACAACCGCCAGGAATACGGGCAGGCAAGGTTTACCGACAAACGCATCAACGACTACGAATTCCAAAACAAGGTGCTGATTGAAGGCAAGCAGGAACTACACTTTCCCGCTTCCTGGAAAATTGATTTCCTGCCTGATCCGGTGGATATCCAAACCGATAGATTTGCCTTCAAACTTCAATACCGTGTGGAAGGACAAACCATTCATTACAAGAAAAGCATATCGATCGATGAAGCCTTGCTCCGACATGAAGACTTTGAGGCTTGGAACCAGGCGGTTGACCAGGTGAATAAATTCTACAACAGCCAGATTGTTCTGGTGAAGCCCTGA
- the can gene encoding carbonate dehydratase, with protein sequence MDKLYKQLIENNRNWVAEKLKEDEHFFTRLAEGQKPPLLWIGCADSRVPANEITGTMPGEVFVHRNIANMVIHTDMSMLSVLDYAVNVLGVQHVIVCGHYGCGGVLAAMQNRQFGLIDNWIRHIKDVYRLHKHELEAIKDEGDRANRFVELNVMEQVYDLSKTSIIQNAWREKQQPVLHGWVYDIRNGLIKDLGVNIRDNSEMEDVFKVDPADIA encoded by the coding sequence ATGGACAAACTATATAAACAACTGATCGAGAACAACCGCAACTGGGTTGCGGAGAAACTCAAGGAAGACGAACATTTTTTCACACGCCTGGCGGAAGGACAAAAACCGCCGCTCTTATGGATCGGTTGCGCCGACAGCCGCGTGCCGGCCAATGAAATCACAGGTACCATGCCCGGCGAGGTATTCGTGCACCGCAACATCGCTAACATGGTTATTCATACCGATATGAGCATGTTGAGCGTGCTTGACTATGCGGTGAATGTACTCGGGGTGCAGCACGTGATTGTATGCGGTCACTACGGATGTGGCGGTGTATTGGCCGCGATGCAGAACCGCCAGTTCGGTTTGATCGACAACTGGATCCGGCACATCAAAGATGTCTACCGTTTGCACAAACACGAGTTGGAAGCCATCAAAGACGAGGGCGATCGTGCCAACCGCTTTGTGGAGCTGAATGTGATGGAGCAGGTATACGACCTGAGCAAGACCTCCATCATCCAGAATGCGTGGAGGGAAAAACAGCAGCCCGTATTGCACGGCTGGGTTTACGACATCCGCAATGGATTGATCAAGGACCTGGGTGTGAACATCCGCGATAATTCCGAAATGGAAGATGTGTTCAAGGTAGATCCTGCGGATATCGCATGA
- a CDS encoding SulP family inorganic anion transporter, with product MFQKTFRQDFPASIVVFLVALPLCLGIALASGAPLFSGLISGIVGGIVVGMLSKSSLSVSGPAAGLVVIVLTAIENLGGYEAFLAAVVLAGAMQLILGFLKAGIVGMFFPSSVIKGMLAAIGLILILKQVPHLVGFDTDAFGEMEFFQSDGSNTFSFLAVALDHFHPGSFLVGAVSLLLVILWETPAIRSNRTLKMIPGGVLAVVVGILLNQFFGQMFPALAIGTEHLVSIPVFSGMSSASSALVWPDWDILTNPQVYLTAVTLTIVASLETLLSIEAVDKLDPAGRRTPQNAELKAQGVGNMVSGLLGGLPITAVIVRSSANVGAGAKSKMSAIFHGILLLVAVVVFPSVMNLIPLASLAAILVFVGYKLTKPSLYKGQYSMGRQQFIPFLATVVSILFTDLLIGILVGMAIGVFYILRANYQSPYHYDDEHCEINGRQITIRLSEHVSFLNKASLQLTLEQLPENSQVVLDGSRSREIDHDALEVIHNFRNLASEKNIKLSLVNIPDGKTSKKSFTIVKSKLYGQTI from the coding sequence ATGTTTCAAAAAACATTCCGGCAGGATTTTCCTGCCAGCATTGTGGTGTTCCTTGTTGCCTTGCCCTTATGCCTGGGTATTGCACTTGCATCGGGGGCGCCTTTGTTTTCCGGGTTAATATCGGGAATCGTCGGCGGTATCGTCGTTGGTATGCTCAGCAAGTCGAGTCTGAGTGTAAGTGGCCCTGCGGCCGGATTGGTTGTGATTGTATTAACTGCCATCGAAAACCTCGGTGGATATGAAGCTTTCCTTGCAGCGGTGGTGCTTGCGGGGGCCATGCAGTTGATTCTGGGTTTCCTGAAGGCCGGTATCGTGGGTATGTTCTTCCCGTCATCGGTGATCAAGGGCATGCTGGCTGCCATCGGCCTTATCCTGATCCTGAAACAGGTGCCGCACCTGGTCGGATTTGATACGGATGCATTCGGTGAGATGGAGTTTTTCCAGTCGGATGGAAGCAATACGTTTTCATTCCTGGCCGTGGCACTTGACCATTTTCATCCGGGTAGTTTCCTCGTGGGAGCTGTGTCTTTGTTGCTGGTGATTTTATGGGAAACACCGGCGATCCGATCTAACCGGACCTTGAAAATGATCCCCGGTGGCGTACTGGCCGTGGTGGTTGGAATTCTGCTGAATCAGTTTTTTGGCCAGATGTTTCCCGCGCTTGCCATAGGAACCGAACACCTGGTTAGCATTCCTGTGTTTTCAGGAATGTCGTCTGCGTCTTCCGCCCTTGTATGGCCCGATTGGGATATATTAACCAATCCTCAGGTTTACCTGACAGCGGTTACTCTTACCATTGTTGCCAGCCTGGAGACCCTCCTGAGTATTGAAGCTGTCGATAAGCTGGATCCGGCCGGAAGGCGAACCCCTCAAAATGCTGAATTGAAAGCGCAGGGAGTGGGGAACATGGTGAGCGGCTTGCTGGGCGGCTTGCCTATAACGGCTGTTATTGTCAGAAGTTCTGCCAATGTGGGAGCCGGGGCCAAATCCAAGATGTCGGCAATTTTCCACGGTATTTTGTTGCTGGTGGCGGTGGTGGTATTTCCATCTGTGATGAACCTGATTCCGCTGGCTTCACTGGCAGCAATTCTGGTATTCGTTGGATACAAACTCACCAAGCCGTCGTTGTATAAAGGTCAGTACAGCATGGGGCGGCAACAGTTCATTCCCTTTCTGGCCACGGTCGTGTCGATCCTGTTCACCGATCTGCTGATCGGGATTCTGGTGGGGATGGCCATTGGTGTGTTTTACATCCTCAGAGCCAATTACCAGTCGCCTTATCACTATGATGACGAGCATTGTGAGATCAACGGGCGCCAGATCACCATCCGTCTCAGCGAGCACGTGTCTTTTCTCAACAAAGCCAGTCTGCAACTGACATTGGAACAGCTGCCGGAGAACAGTCAGGTGGTGCTGGACGGCTCGCGTTCCAGGGAAATTGATCATGACGCCTTGGAAGTCATCCACAATTTCCGCAATCTTGCATCGGAAAAGAACATCAAGTTGAGCCTGGTGAACATTCCCGATGGCAAAACATCAAAGAAATCATTCACCATAGTAAAAAGTAAGCTTTATGGACAAACTATATAA
- a CDS encoding outer membrane beta-barrel protein, protein MNSNTLKKVRQIILMMMMVMFTGHQTKAQDSTKFFLGNYVFPNTCNMLYKNKGGVSVDQESFIRNQEFEKKSLSGGIMAEYHLNQRLALRLGLGFRSTGYRIRPLIYINTDTITGLKDTIKTGEKHTFYYAEIPLDFVVRFGKHWYAAAGVTGLYNFCHYKYYYNKRFDNGIPELETRKKNVAAQVAIGYRMAYKDRIMIDIQPGAQCMIRSLYVNDPMNRRMVVAGLTIGLMVPQKKHKRWKEPVEQVIIEKQL, encoded by the coding sequence ATGAATTCCAACACCCTTAAAAAAGTGAGGCAAATCATACTGATGATGATGATGGTCATGTTTACGGGACACCAAACAAAGGCACAGGATTCCACGAAGTTTTTCCTGGGCAACTATGTATTTCCGAACACCTGCAACATGCTATATAAGAACAAGGGTGGTGTATCGGTTGATCAGGAATCCTTCATCCGCAACCAGGAATTCGAAAAGAAATCATTAAGCGGTGGCATCATGGCGGAATATCATTTGAACCAGCGCCTGGCATTGAGGCTCGGCCTGGGTTTCAGAAGTACGGGATACCGCATAAGACCCCTGATATATATCAACACCGACACCATCACCGGACTCAAAGACACCATTAAAACCGGCGAGAAGCATACATTTTACTACGCAGAGATACCGTTGGATTTTGTGGTACGATTCGGCAAACACTGGTACGCGGCTGCGGGTGTAACAGGACTTTACAACTTTTGTCATTACAAATATTACTACAACAAAAGGTTTGATAACGGGATTCCGGAGTTAGAGACCAGGAAGAAGAATGTTGCAGCGCAAGTGGCTATCGGCTACCGGATGGCATACAAAGACCGCATCATGATTGACATTCAACCCGGCGCACAATGCATGATACGATCCTTATATGTCAATGATCCGATGAACCGCCGCATGGTGGTGGCCGGCCTGACAATCGGTTTGATGGTGCCTCAGAAGAAACACAAAAGATGGAAAGAACCTGTTGAACAAGTCATCATTGAAAAGCAGCTATGA
- a CDS encoding PorT family protein: MFNKQAILLPLLFIATLNTHAQSLPPVRLGVYAYPNVCMLKYTFPEDATDDFIDQQKTIESPKFSYSAGISVEVPLSDSWTLRPGLGYRNTGMRFRYPVYVAGYDIVSYTRTDNYHDLELPVSMVFKIGDRWFATGGCSGLLHVGSSTRTVMQNKNGDPVDLPQETSYEKYRALNVTVLSGFGYQLVQHEAFNLYAQPTAQYALLGHWMDMDVERRAFTAGLTVGVQFGGPGN; this comes from the coding sequence ATGTTCAACAAACAAGCAATCCTGCTGCCGCTCCTGTTCATCGCAACGCTGAACACCCACGCACAATCCCTCCCACCCGTCCGATTGGGGGTGTACGCCTATCCCAATGTTTGTATGCTTAAGTATACATTTCCGGAGGATGCGACAGACGATTTCATCGACCAACAAAAAACCATTGAGTCTCCCAAGTTCTCTTATTCAGCAGGCATCTCGGTGGAAGTCCCTCTCAGTGATTCATGGACACTTCGCCCCGGCCTCGGTTACAGGAACACAGGGATGCGATTCCGTTACCCGGTCTATGTGGCGGGTTACGACATTGTCAGTTACACCCGCACCGACAACTACCACGACCTTGAATTGCCGGTCAGTATGGTTTTCAAAATTGGAGACCGTTGGTTTGCCACTGGTGGCTGCAGTGGTTTGCTTCATGTCGGTTCCTCTACACGCACTGTCATGCAAAACAAAAATGGGGACCCCGTTGATTTGCCGCAGGAAACCTCCTACGAAAAATACCGGGCACTGAATGTAACCGTGCTGTCAGGATTCGGCTATCAACTGGTCCAACATGAAGCATTCAATCTGTATGCCCAACCCACTGCTCAGTATGCCTTGTTGGGACACTGGATGGACATGGATGTTGAACGCAGGGCCTTTACAGCCGGATTAACAGTGGGTGTACAGTTCGGTGGGCCGGGGAATTGA